The following coding sequences are from one Humulus lupulus chromosome X, drHumLupu1.1, whole genome shotgun sequence window:
- the LOC133804673 gene encoding protein CELLULOSE SYNTHASE INTERACTIVE 3: protein MSKSPSPKRQEVVPSSTSRLRDLDEIAEMDDAEAIMATVAQFVEQLHASVSSPHEKELITAKLLDIARTRKDARVLIGSHAQAMPLFVSILRRGTHAAKVNVAATLSVLCKNEDLRLKVLLGGCIPPLLSLLKSESTEARKAAAEAIYEVSSGGLCDDHVGLKIFVTEGVVPTLWDQLNPKKNQDKVVEGFVTGALRNLCGDKDGNWRETFEAGRVDIIVGLLSSDNAAAQSNAASLLARLMLAFSDSIPKVIDSGAVKALLQLVCRKNDFSVRASAADALEALSSKSARAKKVVVDANGIPILIEAIVAPSKEGIQGEYGHALQEHATQALANICGGMPSLVLYLGELSQSPLLTAPVSDVIGALAYTLMVFELKSGLDEEPFNTRQLEDILVMLLKPRDNKLVQDRVLEALASLYGNNYLSRWISHAEAKKVLIGLITMAANDVQEHLILFLTSLCGDGVGIWEAIGKREGIQLLMSLLGLSSEQHREYAVELLAIITDQVDDSKWAITAAGGIPPLVQLLETGSQKAKEDAAHVLWNLCCHSEDIRACVESAGAIQAFLWLLKSGGSRGQEASTLALTKLVRTADSATINQLLALLLGDSPSSKAHIIRVLGHILILASHKDLVQVGSAPNKGLRSLVQVLSSSNEETQERAASVLADLFSTRQDICDSLATDEIVNPCMKLLTSNTQVVATQSARALSALSRPTKANSTNKVSYIAKGDVKPLIRLAKTSSIDAAETAVAALANFLSDPQIAAEALAEDVVSALTRVLRDGTLEGKKNASRALHQLLMHFAIGDVLPGYSQCRLLVIALVDSLNSMDMNGNDAADALKVMALLARSKQGVNFTPPPWSSLAEVPSSLESLVRCLVEGPPTLQDKAIEILSRLCSDNPVVLGDLLVARSGSMSSLANRIMNSSSLEVNVGGAALLICAVKEHKQQCMEELDASGYVKSLVFSLVEMMKRSSSCSLEIEVRTPKAFMERTADQEGYVFDVPDAATVLGATVALWLLSLIGSFHTKNRVIIMEAGGLEALADKLVSYSSNPQAEYEDTEGTWISVLLLAILFQDENVVLSSTTMRIIPSLALLLRSDEVIDRFFAAQSMASLVCNGSKGINLAIANSGAVSGLITLIGFIESDMPNLVALSDEFSLVRNPEQVVLEQLFVIEDVKFGSTARKAIPLLVDLLTPMPDRPAAPPIAVQLLTCIADGSDTNKLIMAEAGALDALTKYLSLSPQDSTEATISELFRILFSNPDLIRYEASASSLNQLIAVLRLGSRNARFSAARALHELFDSESIRESELARQAVQPLIEMLTAASESEQEAALVALITLTSGNSSKALFLTDVEANSLESLHKILSSASSLELKRNAAQFCFVMFSHSKIRANPIVSEFIEPFISLMQSDTSSAVEAGVCAFEKLLDDEQLVELASAYDIVDLLVGLVSGTSYQLIEASICSLIKLGKDRTPCKLEMVNAGIIDSCLELLPVAPNSLCSSIAELFRILTNSNAIARSSAAAKIVEPLFLVLLRSDFSLWGQHSALQALVNILEKPQSLATLNLTPSEVIEPLLSFLESPSQAIQQLGTELLSHLLAQEHFQQDITTKNAVVPLVRLAGIGILNLQQTAIKALEKISMSWPKAVADAGGIFELAKVIIQDDPQPPHALWESAALVLSNVLRFNAEYYFKVPVVVLVKMLLSTVESTITVSLNALTVHERSDALSAIQMTEAGAIDALLDLLRSHQFEEECGRLLEGLFNNVRIREMKVSKYAIAPLSQYLLDPQTRSQPGKLLVALALGDLSQHEGLARASDSVSACRALISLLEDQPTEDMKMVAICALQNFVMHSRTNRRAVAEAGGILVIQELLLSPNPEVSAQAALLIKFLFSNHTLQEYVSNELIRSLTAALERELWSSATINEEVLKTLNVIFANFPKLHISEAATLCIPHLIGVLKSGSDAAQESVLDTLCLLKHSWSTMPIDIAKSQAMVAAEAIPILQMLMKTCPPSFHDRADSLLHCLPGCLTVTIRRGNNLKQAMGSTNAFCRLTIGNGPARQTKVVNHSSCPEWEEGFTWGFDVPPKGQKLHIVCKSKNTFGKNTLGKVTIQIDKVVTEGVYSGLFSLNHDGNKDGSSRTLEIEIEWSNRNADEGT, encoded by the exons ATGTCAAAGTCTCCCTCTCCAAAACGCCAAGAGGTCGTACCGTCATCTACATCTCGGCTTAG GGATTTAGATGAAATAGCAGAGATGGATGATGCAGAAGCTATCATGGCCACAGTTGCTCAGTTTGTTGAGCAACTACATGCCAGCGTGTCTTCACCTCATGAGAAAGAACTTATCACAGCAAAATTACTAGATATTGCTAGAACTAGAAAGGATGCTAGGGTTCTTATTGGTTCTCATGCCCAGGCAATGCCATTGTTTGTTAGCATTCTCAGAAGAGGGACCCATGCAGCTAAAGTTAACGTTGCTGCAACCTTAAGTGTTTTGTGCAAAAATGAAGATTTACGTCTCAAGGTACTTCTAGGAGGGTGCATTCCACCTTTACTCTCACTTTTGAAGTCTGAATCTACTGAAGCCAGGAAAGCTGCGGCAGAGGCTATTTATGAAGTTTCCTCTGGTGGGCTTTGTGACGATCACGTTGGTTTGAAAATATTTGTTACAGAAGGTGTTGTTCCAACCTTATGGGATCAACTCAATCCAAAGAAAAACCAGGACAAAGTGGTAGAAGGATTTGTAACCGGGGCTTTGAGAAATCTTTGCGGTGACAAGGATGGTAATTGGAGAGAAACATTCGAGGCTGGACGAGTGGATATAATTGTGGGTCTTCTGTCTTCTGATAATGCTGCTGCTCAGTCTAATGCAGCTTCTCTCTTGGCCCGTCTTATGTTGGCTTTCAGTGATAGCATCCCAAAAGTAATAGACTCTGGAGCAGTAAAAGCTTTGCTTCAGCTAGTTTGTCGGAAAAATGATTTTTCTGTACGTGCAAGTGCTGCTGATGCTTTGGAAGCCCTTTCGTCCAAATCAGCCAGAGCCAAGAAAGTTGTTGTTGATGCAAATGGTATTCCGATTCTCATTGAAGCTATAGTTGCTCCATCCAAAGAAGGTATACAAGGGGAGTATGGTCATGCCCTACAGGAGCATGCTACACAAGCTTTAGCAAATATTTGTGGTGGGATGCCTTCTCTGGTTTTATATCTTGGAGAGCTTTCTCAATCCCCTCTTCTAACTGCTCCAGTTTCTGACGTTATTGGAGCTCTAGCATACACTCTGATGGTGTTTGAGCTGAAATCTGGTTTGGATGAGGAGCCATTTAATACAAGACAATTAGAAGATATTCTGGTTATGCTACTCAAGCCTCGTGATAATAAGCTGGTTCAAGATCGTGTTCTTGAGGCCTTAGCTAGTCTATATGGAAACAATTATCTCTCAAGATGGATTAGTCATGCAGAAGCCAAGAAGGTTCTTATTGGACTTATAACAATGGCTGCTAATGATGTGCAAGAACATTTGATACTCTTTTTAACAAGTTTGTGCGGCGATGGTGTTGGCATTTGGGAAGCCATAGGAAAGAGGGAAGGAATTCAATTGCTTATGTCATTGTTGGGCTTGTCAAGCGAGCAACATCGAGAGTATGCTGTTGAATTGTTGGCAATCATAACTGATCAGGTTGATGACAGCAAATGGGCTATCACTGCTGCTGGTGGGATTCCTCCATTGGTGCAGTTATTAGAGACAGGTTCTCAGAAGGCAAAAGAGGATGCTGCACATGTTTTGTGGAACTTATGTTGTCACAGTGAAGATATACGTGCTTGTGTTGAAAGTGCTGGTGCAATCCAAGCATTTTTATGGCTCTTGAAAAGTGGTGGATCAAGAGGGCAAGAGGCCTCAACACTGGCACTTACTAAGCTTGTTCGAACAGCAGATTCTGCCACCATCAATCAGTTACTAGCATTGCTCCTTGGCGACTCTCCTAGCTCAAAGGCTCACATTATTAGAGTATTGGGTCACATACTCATATTGGCGTCACATAAGGATCTTGTGCAAGTGGGTTCTGCACCCAATAAAGGGTTGAGATCTCTTGTTCAAGTTCTCAGTTCATCCAATGAAGAAACACAAGAGCGTGCAGCTTCTGTTCTTGCTGATCTATTTAGCACAAGACAAGATATCTGTGATAGTCTTGCAACAGATGAGATTGTGAATCCTTGCATGAAGCTTTTGACCAGCAATACTCAAGTTGTTGCTACACAATCTGCTCGAGCATTAAGTGCTTTGTCTCGTCCAACAAAGGCAAACTCAACAAACAAAGTGTCTTATATTGCAAAAGGGGATGTCAAGCCTTTAATCAGGCTTGCTAAAACGTCTTCCATTGATGCTGCTGAAACTGCAGTTGCTGCTTTGGCCAACTTTCTGTCTGATCCACAGATTGCTGCAGAAGCCTTGGCAGAAGATGTTGTGTCCGCATTGACAAGAGTATTAAGAGATGGAACTTTAGAAGGTAAAAAGAATGCATCACGTGCTCTTCATCAACTACTAATGCATTTTGCAATAGGAGATGTGCTCCCAGGATACTCTCAATGTCGTCTCCTTGTTATTGCCCTTGTTGATTCCTTAAATTCAATGGATATGAATGGGAATGATGCTGCTGATGCTTTAAAAGTAATGGCACTTTTAGCTAGGTCAAAACAAGGTGTGAACTTCACACCCCCCCCTTGGTCTTCCCTTGCAGAAGTTCCCTCAAGCCTAGAATCTCTAGTGCGCTGCCTAGTAGAGGGGCCCCCTACACTGCAGGATAAGGCAATAGAAATTCTTTCAAGGCTCTGCAGTGATAATCCAGTTGTGCTTGGTGATTTACTAGTTGCGAGATCTGGATCTATGAGTTCATTGGCTAATAGGATAATGAACTCATCAAGTTTAGAAGTGAATGTTGGAGGAGCTGCATTACTTATTTGTGCTGTAAAAGAGCACAAACAACAATGTATGGAAGAACTTGATGCGTCAGGGTATGTCAAATCCCTTGTATTCTCTTTAGTTGAAATGATGAAGAGAAGTTCTAGCTGCTCTTTAGAAATTGAAGTCAGAACTCCTAAAGCATTCATGGAAAGAACTGCAGACCAGGAAGGGTATGTGTTTGATGTTCCTGATGCAGCCACTGTATTGGGGGCTACAGTTGCCTTGTGGCTACTATCTCTAATAGGCTCATTTCATACAAAGAATAGAGTCATTATTATGGAGGCTGGTGGACTTGAAGCTCTTGCTGACAAGCTTGTGAGTTACTCTTCTAATCCACAG GCTGAATATGAGGACACAGAAGGCACATGGATTAGTGTCCTACTTCTTGCTATTTTGTTCCAAGATGAAAATGTTGTTTTATCTTCCACAACAATGCGCATCATACCGTCACTTGCTCTTCTGCTTAGATCTGATGAGGTTATCGACAGATTCTTTGCTGCTCAGTCAATGGCCAGTCTTGTTTGTAATGGTAGTAAGGGAATTAATCTTGCGATTGCAAATTCAGGTGCTGTTTCCGGGTTGATAACCCTAATTGGTTTCATAGAGTCGGATATGCCGAATCTTGTTGCCTTATCAGATGAGTTTTCTCTGGTAAGAAATCCTGAACAAGTTGTTTTGGAGCAACTTTTTGTTATTGAAGATGTAAAATTTGGGTCCACTGCACGTAAAGCTATACCTCTTTTAGTGGATCTCTTGACACCAATGCCAGATCGGCCTGCTGCCCCTCCAATTGCTGTCCAACTTTTGACTTGCATTGCAGATGGAAGTGATACAAACAAATTAATTATGGCTGAAGCTGGAGCTCTAGATGCTCTGACAAAGTACTTGTCTCTGAGCCCTCAAGACTCAACAGAGGCCACTATATCTGAGTTATTCAGAATATTGTTTAGCAACCCTGATCTAATTCGCTATGAAGCATCAGCCAGCTCCTTAAATCAACTCATAGCTGTTCTGCGTCTTGGGTCAAGAAATGCCAGATTCAGTGCTGCAAGGGCTCTCCATGAACTTTTTGACTCTGAGAGCATCAGAGAGTCTGAGCTTGCACGACAGGCTGTTCAACCATTAATTGAGATGCTTACCGCTGCTTCCGAGAGTGAGCAGGAGGCTGCTCTTGTTGCTTTGATTACTTTGACTTCAGGAAATTCTTCAAAAGCCCTTTTTTTAACTGATGTGGAAGCAAACTCACTTGAGAGTCTACACAAAATATTGTCCTCTGCTTCATCGTTAGAGTTGAAAAGAAATGCTGCACAGTTCTGCTTTGTTATGTTTAGCCATAGCAAAATCAGAGCTAATCCAATTGTTTCTGAATTCATTGAGCCCTTTATTTCACTGATGCAATCTGATACTAGTTCAGCTGTTGAAGCTGGAGTTTGTGCTTTTGAGAAGTTGTTGGATGATGAACAACTTGTGGAGCTTGCATCAGCCTATGATATTGTGGATCTTCTTGTTGGCTTGGTTTCTGGTACGAGTTATCAGCTAATTGAGGCTAGCATCTGTTCTCTCATTAAGCTGGGGAAAGACCGGACCCCATGCAAATTAGAAATGGTTAATGCTGGTATAATTGATAGTTGTCTTGAGTTGTTACCTGTTGCACCCAATTCATTATGTTCCTCTATTGCAGAACTTTTCCGCATTCTGACAAATAGTAATGCGATTGCCAGAAGTTCAGCTGCTGCAAAAATAGTAGAACCTTTGTTTCTGGTTTTACTTCGATCAGATTTTAGTTTGTGGGGACAGCACAGTGCCTTGCAGGCACTTGTAAATATTTTAGAGAAGCCACAAAGCCTTGCAACTTTAAACCTCACACCTAGCGAAGTCATTGAGCCTCTTCTTTCCTTTCTGGAATCACCATCTCAAGCCATCCAGCAGCTTGGCACAGAATTGTTATCTCATCTTCTCGCACAGGAACATTTTCAGCAAGATATTACCACAAAGAATGCTGTTGTGCCTCTTGTGCGGCTAGCTGGAATTGGTATTTTGAACTTACAGCAGACTGCAATCAAGGCATTGGAAAAAATCTCTATGAGTTGGCCAAAGGCAGTTGCTGATGCTGGAGGAATTTTTGAGCTTGCTAAGGTAATCATTCAGGACGATCCTCAGCCACCTCATGCATTGTGGGAATCGGCTGCTTTGGTTCTTTCTAATGTTTTACGTTTCAACGCCGAGTACTATTTTAAGGTTCCTGTGGTAGTTCTTGTAAAAATGTTGCTCTCAACAGTTGAGAGCACTATCACAGTGTCGCTTAATGCATTAACTGTTCATGAAAGGAGTGATGCCTTAAGTGCCATACAGATGACTGAAGCTGGGGCCATAGATGCCCTATTGGACCTGTTAAGATCTCATCAGTTCGAAGAAGAATGTGGGAGATTACTTGAAGGTTTATTTAATAATGTGAGGATACGAGAGATGAAGGTTTCCAAGTACGCTATAGCACCTTTgtcacaatatttgttagacccACAGACCAGATCACAACCTGGTAAACTTCTTGTTGCTCTAGCTCTTGGAGACCTTTCCCAGCATGAGGGGCTTGCTAGAGCTAGTGATTCTGTTTCTGCTTGCCGTGCATTGATAAGTTTGCTTGAAGATCAACCGACAGAGGATATGAAAATGGTTGCAATTTGTGCATTGCAAAACTTTGTCATGCACAGTAGAACCAATAGGCGAGCTGTTGCAGAAGCAGGTGGTATTTTGGTCATTCAGGAATTACTGCTGTCACCCAATCCAGAAGTTTCTGCTCAGGCAGCCTTACTAATCAAGTTTTTATTTTCTAATCACACACTCCAAGAGTATGTCTCAAACGAGCTCATCAGATCTTTGACAG CTGCACTTGAAAGGGAGTTGTGGTCCTCAGCAACCATCAATGAAGAGGTCTTGAAAACCTTGAATGTGATATTTGCCAACTTTCCTAAACTCCATATCTCTGAAGCAGCTACCCTCTGCATTCCTCATCTGATAGGAGTTTTAAAATCGGGTAGCGATGCAGCCCAGGAGTCTGTACTGGACACTCTGTGCTTGCTAAAGCATTCTTGGTCAACCATGCCAATAGATATAGCAAAGTCTCAAGCCATGGTTGCCGCCGAAGCCATTCCCATCTTGCAAATGCTCATGAAGACCTGCCCACCAAGTTTCCATGACAGAGCAGACAGTTTATTGCACTGCTTACCCGGTTGCTTGACAGTTACAATCAGACGTGGTAACAACTTGAAGCAGGCTATGGGAAGCACAAATGCTTTTTGTCGATTGACAATAGGCAACGGTCCTGCTCGGCAAACTAAG GTTGTGAACCATAGTAGTTGTCCAGAATGGGAAGAAGGGTTTACGTGGGGATTTGATGTACCTCCAAAAGGACAAAAGCTTCACATCGTTTGCAAAAGCAAAAACACTTTTGGAAAG AATACTCTGGGGAAAGTGACCATCCAAATAGACAAAGTTGTTACTGAAGGAGTTTACAGTGGATTATTCAGCCTTAATCATGACGGAAACAAAGATGGATCTTCTCGAACACTAGAAATTGAAATCGAATGGTCCAACAGAAATGCAGATGAAGGAACGTAA